In Runella sp. SP2, the genomic window CGTGGATGTTAGCCATAAAAATACGCCCCTTGTGCTCCTCAGGAAACGCATCCGACTGATACACCCGCGCCCCACCGTGGGCCGAGCGGTGGCTGTGGTCGGCAATGGTTCGTATATCGCTGTAAATGTAGGGGTTAAAGTGCTGCCCGCCCTGACGGTGGTAAATCCCGCCCAAAATAATATGCCACATGTGCGGAATCACGCAGGCGCTGATAAATAGCTGCCCTTTGGCATTATAGTCAATTCCCCACGGGTTACTGAACCCGTGCGCTACTACTTCAAACTTATCTTTAGTCGGGTGATAACGCCACACCCCGCCGTTGATGTCCACGCCTTCGCCTTGCAAAATATCTTCGGGGAACGGGTCTTTGTGGCGATACAGTTTGCCTTTGCCCTGTGGTTTACGCACCTTCGACGGCGTCGCAAATCCCTGACAGCCGTACAACCAGCCATCGGGTCCCCAATGCAGGCTGTTCAGCGTTTCGTGGCGGTCGCGAATGCCCCAGCCCGTCAAACGTACTTCAATATCGTTCATGTCGGCCACGTCGTCGTGGTTGCGGTCGGGCACAAAAAGCAGGTTCGGCGGAGCACCCAGATACAGCCCGTCGAAACCCACCGCCATGGCTGCAGGAAAGGCAATGCCTTCTAAAAACACCTTTTTGGTATCAGCCACGCCGTCGTGGTTGGTATCTTCCAGAATCAGGATACGGCTATTACCTGCGTTTGAGAAACCACTTCCCCGCGATTCATAATCACGGTTTTCGGCCACCCACAGGCGACCACGGTCGTCCCAGCAAAAGGCCATTGGCTGTGTCATCATCGGTTCCGATGCCCACGTATTTACCTTAAAGCCTTCCTTTAACGTCATGTTGGCGATGGCTTCTTCGGGCGTCAGAAACTTAGCGTCGCGGCCTTCCTGCTGCGCAATTCCCCACAACGAATACATCATTTCCTGCCCGCTGTAGTCGCTCCACGTGTTGTTCATTTTCACGTCGTTGAGCTCGCCCGTATAAATCACTAACTGGTGTTTAATTACTTCCACTTTTCCCTTCGGAATCTGCCAGTCGCTCAGGCGTGCCTTGGCGGGGCCAATTCCCAGCTGACCGTCCACCCGCCAATGTTGCGGGAAACCTTTGTTTTCGGGGTGGTCGAGCACCGCGATGTGCGCCCAATCGGAACGGCCTTCCACCTGCATACCTACATCAACCCAGCCCGCACGCTGCCCCTCTGCCTTCTCGTTTTTCTGGCGGGCCGCATTGACAACTTCTCCTTTGATGCCCTGCTTCCACGGCATCCGTACAAACAGCCCGCCGTAGTCGTACTTACCGATGGTGACGTCGGTTTGGGCTTCACCTGCCCATTCCAAATCCAGCAAATAGCGGCCATCCTGCTCCCGCATTACCCACGTTTGGGTTTCGGTCAGTACGGCGTTGCCCTTTTCGTCGAGCAGGTCATACACCGTTTCCCATTTCACTTCCGTACCCTGTGCTTTGATGACTTTGGCTGAGACTTTACGCCAATAATCGCCTTCGGGATGATGGAAATAATCGCGGCCGTTGACTCGTGTAAATCCCCAGTAAATACCCGTTTGGTGTTTGTGATGACCTGGGCTATACTCCGTTAGAATCCCCTTCCCATCAGGTGCCACGATGGGGTGCAGATAAGGTCGGTGGTCGGGTTTTACATTTTGTACCAAAATCGGTTGTTTTATACCTAAACGAAGCACCGAAATAGTCGAATTTTTTGAGTCATAAACAGCATGTAACACCGACTTTTTTGGCGGGGCTTTCAGCTGTTGTTTTTCCTTTGGAACGAATGCCATTCCTACTAATAAACATAAAATGAATCCCAAAAACGCAGATAATCTCTTCATATCTATTGAATTAAGCCTATTTATTCTTAAAAGCATTCAAATACAAAATGTTCCTTTTACAAATCATTGTTATTTTCAAACAATTGATTTAATATAACGCTACTTTTTAGGTGGCTCAAAAATGAGGCATATACCAAAGTCAAGAAATAACTCATAAAAACACCACTTTAACAAAGTAGAAATTATTGACCTCAACACTACTCTAATCCATCATGCTGCTATTCTCTACCAGAAAAGTTATTACAACTTTACTCTTGCTCGTTATTGCCTACTCTACCGTCATTGCCCAACAACTCACAGGGCGCGTGTACGAAAATCAAACAGGAAAACCCCTCATCGGAGCCCAGGTCACAGTCGAAGGGCTTGATGTCTCAGCCCCCACAAGGCGCGACGGCAGGTACAGTATCCCCGTCAGTCGAGGCGAGTATTTTGTCCGAGTTACAATGCCAGGTTATGTCACCTACCGCACCCTTATTCGTTTTGGCGTTGTTGACTATCAACTCAACATCTCCATGCGCGTTTCTAGTGACCTTACGCAGGAAGAAACCGAAGTCGGCACGCGCGACGCCAATACCCGTACCTACACCGATACCCCCGTGGCCATCGATAACATCAAGATTGAACAGTTTGCTGATGCTTTTGGACAGTTGGATTTGAGCCAACTGCTCCATTTTGTACTCCCTTCGTTCAACTCCAACCGCCAGTCGGGTTCGGATGGTGCCGACCACGTTGACCCGTCGGTATTGCGGGGGCTTGGACAAGACCAAGTTTTGGTACTTATCAATGGTAAACGTAAGCACCAAGCGTCACTTATTTACTTATTTGGAACCACAGGCCGTGGCAACACCCCTACCGACCTCAATACCATTCCAGTTGCAGCGATTGACCGCGTCGAAATATTACGCGATGGCGCCAGTGCTCAATACGGTTCGGATGCCATTGCGGGTGTTATTAACATTGTACTGAAATCTAGCACCAATGGACTAAAGCTAAATACCAACCACAGCATTACCGACCAAGGAGACGGCTTTGTTCAAAACTACAGTTTGCACTACGGGAAAGCACTTAAAAACGACGGTTTTTTTGATATAACTGCCGATTATATAGGCCGTGGGCGTTTGTATCGGCCTTCGAGCAGTGCTTATAGCGAGGTGCCACGTGCCAAATTTGGCGACGCCAAAGTGAACAGTTATAGCGTGTATTTTAACACTGAAGCGCCTTTTAACCGTCAGAAAAAACTGTTTTTCTATGCTTTTGGCGGTATTCAATCACGTGGTACTGACGCGAATTCTTGGACGTATGAGGCCGACAACGAACGGAACATCAAAGCAATTTATCCCAATGGTTTTGAACCCCGTATTTTATCACAAATTTGGGACGGGACGTTTTCCGTGGGCGTCAAAACCAAAACCAACAATGCTTGGAACTTCGACATTAACAATACCTTTGGCCAAAATCAAATGCGTTATAACGTAGCTAATACCCTCAACGCTTCATTGGGAGCAAACTCCCCTCGTTCATTTGATGCAGGCGGATTTGGGTTATTGCAAAACGTGACTGGAGCGCACCTAACGCGCAAATTTCGAAATGGCCTGCGTACGACCCACGTAGCGCTAGGTACCGAATTACGGGTTGAAGACTACTATGTGTTTGCTGGTGAAGAAGCTTCTTGGAAAAAGTACCCCAACGCCGCCGATTTGCCTGGCGGCGCTCAGACATTCCCAGGCTATCGGCCCGACAACGAAGTGAATGCTGTTCGTACCAATTTGGGCGCTTATGCTGACCTAGAAACCGACCTTACGCGCTCGCTGTTGGCCACTTTTGCGACTCGTTTTGAGCGTTATAGCGATTTTGGAAACGCCCTCAATGCCAAAGTTTCGTTTCGACTAAAAGTAAATGAAACCTTCGCCCTCAGAGGATCAGCCAGTACGGGATTCCGCGCGCCTTCGTTGGCCCAGTCACATTTTAGCTCTATCTTCAACGACGTTGTAGATGGAGTCCCTTTTGAAAAAGTACTGGCCGCCAACAATAGCTCCATTACGCGCGCCCTTGGGGTCCAACCTCTCAAGCAAGAAACCGCCATCAACGCCAGCGCAGGTGCTGTTTTTAAGCCCAATACCAACTTTAGCCTAACTGTGGATGGTTATTATGTATCGGTCAAAAACCGTATTTTGTTGACAGGAGATTTTAGCGAAGACGACCCCGACCTTGCCAAATACCTCAAACCTTTGGACGTAAAATCGGCCTTATTTTTTACTAATGCCCTGAGTACGCAAAGTTATGGAGTGGACATTGTAGGAACGGCTTTTTCAGAAATTGGTGAAAAAGGAAAACTTGAAACGATGTTTTCCATGAATTACAACCACCTTTCTTTGGGCAAAATCAACACAACCGCGTCTTTGGCAGGAAAAGAAGAGTACTATTTTTCGGAACGTGACCAGTCTTACGTTTTATACGCTGCGCCAAAATATAAATTCAACCTAACTTTTGCGCTTCAACAACCTAAGTTTAATGCGAACCTTCGTTTTATCGGTTTCTCCAAAATTGACATCAAAAGCCACGGCCAAGACGACCAAGGCAATTACATCTCAAACATCTACAACGCCCGTGTTATTTCTGATGCCTCCGTCGGCTTTTTGCTCAAAAAAGGTGCTCGGTTAATTGTCGGCTGCTCCAACCTACTTGGCACTTATACCAACAACCATAACCCCAACGAAAGCGAAACGGGAGGCATGTACGAATCAGTACAGATGGGTTACGTGGGGCGCTCTTTCTTTGGTAAACTTCGGTTTAATTTCTAATTCTGACAACGGTACTTCAAGTCATTTTTCGCTGCTTGGAGTACCGTTACAAGCTTTGTGATAAGGCCACGTACTCGGCAATGAGCGTCCAACAGTGCGCTTCACACTCCCAACGCATTTGTACCAGTGGAGAATTAGCCCATCGGTACAGCCAAGGGTGTTCGTAGGCGGTCAACAAACCCGCAATAAAAAAGTAAAACCCTTCAAAGTCCGCCTTCGTCAAGGTGGAGATGTCGCGACTCACGGTTGTGCCTGTCGTTACGCCTAAGCGCATTAATGATGTTTTTAGCACGATTTCGTCCAAAATCGGTTGTTTTTGGGTCAACAACTGCTGCGTATCTGCAATCAATTTTGCCCGAATCGGCTCTAGTGCTGGAATCACAAAAGCACCCATCAAACGGGCCACGTGATAAATAATCGGAACCGTTCTTGGGTATTCGTGGGCACAGCGAAACGGCTCCTCAAGGTATCGATTCGTTTCAATAACCGACCGAATGTAAGTCAAGCTATCCTCGTCGTGTCGATTAAGCGGAAGTTGGTATTCATAAATACAATACATCAAATTAGCCAATACACAAGCGTCAAATTCGATGTACATATTTTTTCCAAACCAAGTGGAATACGCCCGTAAATTCCGATAATCGGCGTACGTATTCTTCACCTGTAGCTTCGTGAGGTTCGCGTGTAAAATCAGCTTCTCTTTTAGCCATTTTACCTCTTCGTTAGTAGGCGATGAAGTCAGATAAATCATGGCCGTATCGTCCACGTCATCGGGAATCCGAAAATGTTCGAATCGGCGAAATAAATAGCCATTTGGAAAATGATTGGACGGCCGTGTTTTCCAAAAATTATACGTTTTCAAACCATCTTTGTTCCGAAAAAGCGGGTACGTTTTTAACGCCTTTTCTTCGATTACCTCCACGAGTTGCTGGGCTTTCGCCGAAAGTATTGGCTTTATTTTCTGTAACGTAAATACAACCACAGCCGTAAAAAACACCGTCGTATCTGGCCTTACGTACCCAATCGAGCGGTTGACGCGCTGGGCGGGAAAAAGCCCCGAATCAAAACACCCTTCCCCTTTCGACTGCAAAGCCGCAATTTTTCCGACGATTCTCTCCAGTAGTTCTGCGCTAGTTAAATCCATGTACGAATATCGCAAAATCTTTTTCACCAAAAACATTGGCACCAAATCCGAACTGTAAATCAGCGATTTAAAAGTTTGGCACGGAGTTTGATAGACCCTAATCAAGTAACCTTAATCCATACAATAAAATGAAAAAAGTATATACATCGGTTGTTGCTATGCTCATCGCAGGTATGAGTTTTGGCCAGCAAACTTTTATTTTATCACACATCGACCACCGTGGGTTTATCAACCTTTCAGGGGGTATCAGTATGCCTGTAAAGTCGCTCATGAAAGGCGACCCCACGGCACCTTCGGACGTTTCGGCCCTGCGTGGTACTTCTATGCAAATCACAGGAGGCTATCGTCTTACGCGTCGTTTGGGGGTAGTAGGTTCATTTACCAATTGCTTAAATGAATCAAGTACCCAAAAGCTAGTTCAAAATATCCAAACAAGTCACTCTGGAGGAAGTTGGAGTGTCACAGGAGGTACTTGGAACTGCTCGCACTTCATGGTAGGGCCTTACCTGACGTTATCCAAAGGGCTTTTGATGTTTGATGCCCGCGTCACAGGGGGTTATTCTTGGATTGAACGCCCATCGACAGAACTCAAAGGGCAGTTTTATGATGTGCCTTTGACCATCAAAACCTCCCAAACCAAAAGCGGTTCATTTTCTGTAGGTGCTGGCAGCAGCATTCGCGTGAAAGTAACCCGCAATTTTGCCCTCGCCGTCCATGCCGATTACATCAGCACGCGTGCGTCGTACAACAACCTCACCAGCACCCTCACCATCGGTGAAGATAAAGTAGATGACAAAATCAGAGAAGTACATCCAATAGGTTTATTGAGCTTTGGAGGAGGTTTAAGTTTGCTCTTCTAATGTTGGATTTTACACAACCATAAAAAAACTCCCTCAGGCATGTACCGAGGGAGTTTTTTTATGCGTAGGTCTAACCAGTTATCCTTTGCGCTTCAACACGATACCCGCCAACGGTGGAATCGTAATCAATATCGACTGTTCCCGCCCATGCCACTTGATAGGCTCGGCTGCAATCGGCACTGTATTGCCCACGCCACTACCAAAATACGTGGTCGAATCACTATTAAACACCTCTTCCCAGCTACCCACCGCAGGAACACCTATGCGGTATTGATACTGTGGCGTTGGCGTCATGTTGAGCACCACCACTATCGTGTCGCTTGGGTTAATGCCTTTGCGCATATACACCACAATTGAGTTGTCACGGTCTTGGGCATCTATCCATTCAAACCCTTCGGGTGAGAAGTTGTAATCGTGTAAAGCTGGCTGAGTACGCAGTGTTTGGTTTAGGGCTTTCATGCAGGCTTTCATGCCTTGATGCGAGCCATGGTTGAGCAAATGCCAGTCGAGCGACTGCTGGAAATTCCATTCGCGTTCTTGCCCAAACTCCCCACCCATAAATACCAGCTTCGTTCCAGGGTGCGTGTACATGTAGGTAAACAACAATCGGAGGTTGGCAAAACGTTGCCATTCATCACCTGGCATTTTTCCAATCAGCGAGCCCTTTCCATACACCACTTCATCGTGTGAAAGTGGCAACATAAAGTTTTCGGAGAAGGCATAAACCAAACTAAAGGTGATTTGGTCTTGGTGCCAACGACGATACATGGGGTCTTTTTCAAAATACTTCAAGGTATCGTTCATCCAGCCCATCATCCACTTCATTCCAAAGCCCAGCCCACCTAAATACACGGGACGCGAGACCCCAGGGAAGGCCGTCGATTCCTCGGCAATGGTTTGAACGTCAGGAAATTCTTTATAAACTGCTTCGTTCATTTCGCGCAAAAGCGAAATTGCTTCTAAGTTTTCACGGCCTCCAAATTCATTAGGAATCCATTCTCCGTGTTTGCGTGAGTAGTCGAGGTACAGCATCGACGCCACCGCATCCACCCGCAAACCATCGGCATGGTAGCGTTCCAACCAAAACAAAGCATTAGAAATCAAAAACGAGCGCACTTCATTGCGGCCGTAGTTAAAGATATAGCTCTTCCAGTCGGGATGATAGCCTTTGCGAGGGTCGGCGTGTTCGTAGAGGTGCGTTCCGTCAAAATTGTATAAACCGTACGCATCTCCAGGGAAGTGAGAAGGCACCCAGTCCATCAACACCCCAACGCCCGCTTCGTGAAGTTTTTCAATCAGGTACATCAAATCTTGCGGTGTTCCCATTCGCGAAGCACACGAGAAATACCCAGTGATTTGGTACCCCCACGACGGCGGATAGGGCGCTTCCATGATAGGCATGAACTCTACGTGAGTAAATCCCATTTCCTTGACGTAAGGCACCATGGCATCGGCAATCTCGCGGTAATTAAGAAAACGTTCAGGATCAGAGGGGTCGCGCATCCACGAGCCCAAATGCACTTCATACACCGACATAGGGGCATTAAGTGCATTGTTTTTTCGGCGGTCGCGCATCCATGCGTCGTCTTGCCATTCGTACCACGTATCCCAAACCACCGAAGCCGTCTTGGGCGCAACTTCGCACCACAAGGCAAACGGGTCGGCTTTTTCGAGGTCTTGGCCGTGGTTATTGGAGTGAATAAAATATTTATAAACTTCGCCACGACCAATATTCGGGATAAACCCTTCCCAAATACCTGAGCCATCCCAGCGAGCGCTTAGTGGATGACTTCCACGGTTCCAGCCGTTAAAATTTCCAATCACCGAGACGAAACGCGCATTGGGAGCCCATACTGCAAAGTAAGTACCAATGACACCTTTAAACTCGACGACGTGCGAACCGAGTTTTTCGTACAGTTTGTAATGCTTTCCTGATTTAAAAAGGTAAATATCAAATTCGGAAAACAGGGAATATTCTTCAACATTTTTCAACTCCACCGCGATTTCGGCAGTTTCTGCTGCTTCTACAACGGGTTCGGCTTTCTTGCGCGTTTTTTTAGGGACAGAGGGTTCGGCTACAACTTCTTTTTTTGTTTTGGTTGATTTTGCCATAATATTGAGCTTAGAGTTGGTTCACTATAGGTTATATGGCGCAAAATAGATTTTTTCGAGCCATAATTGTACTATTAAGTTTAAAAAATCTTTTTCAATGACTTTTTTTGACATCAATAACATCTTTTTTGAGGCATTGGGTTATAAAATGAGCCACCTCGAATTTTGGGCAACAGTCACTGGCGGCGTGGCGGTTTGGCTCTCAGCCCGTGAAAATGTGTGGAGCTGGATCATCGGCTTGGTCAATGTCGTACTCGCTTTTGTGTTGTTTTATCAGATACAATTATATCCCGATATGTTTTTGCAGGTATTCTTTTTCATTACCAACCTCATTGGATGGTGGCAATGGAAATACCCAAAGGCAGCGGAAGCCAACCTCAAGAACGAACTTAGAATTAGCAAATTATCGGTACAACAATGGCTTTTACTGGGTGTCGGTGGGCTTATCTGTACGGCATTATTAGGGACTTTTGCCAAAAACTTACACGGATTACTTCCTAGCTTATTTAGTCAGCCCAGCGCGTTTCCTTACATGGATTCTTTCACCACGGTGATGAGCATTGTTGCTACTTTTATGCTCATTCGCAAAAAAATTGAAGCATGGTACGTGTGGCTCTTGGTCGATGCCATTTCTACCTACATGTATTCGCTCAAAGACGTAAAGCTGTATGCTTTGCTTTACTTTGTTTTCTGTTTTATCGCCGCTTTTGGGGCTTATAACTGGACCAAAGAATACCGAAGTTATTCCAAATAATTACTGGGAAATTTTTTGTGCAATAGCCACCGCAAAATCTATCGCTTGGTGCATGGGAGCTTCATCCACATGGTCAATAGTATCTTCTGGGCGGTGAATATTAGGCATGGTTCCCTCGGCGTCTAAGGCCGAAAGCGTCATGCAAGGAATCCCTGCCCTAACAAACCAAACGGAGTCAAAATCAGCCGTGTGCCAATCTCCTATGGCTATTTCTTTAAATTGGGGCTCAGTTTCAATCAAGGCCAGCGCCGCTTTTGTTAGGTCATTGTTGTATTCAATCAACGACAAACTGCCCGTTTTTGTAATGACATTCAACTGGCCATTGCCCAATGTATCGAAGTTGATAAGGTAATTTTGGCGACTTTTATCAAACTTTTTCTGAAAGTAATGATAGGCGCCTATCATGCCTGCTTCTTCAGCATTGGTCAGTACGACTTCTATCTCAGTATCTTTCAGTAACGCCTTCAACTTTTCCGCAGTCGCTAGCGCAGCTACTACGCCCGTGGCATTGTCACTTGCACCGTTGGTAAAGCCTTTTTGCCAAAAGCCTATTGTTCCCAAAATGGCTTGCCCCAGAAAATAAGTAACCAACAACACCCGAATCACCAGCAAGTACTGGTTTTGGGGCAAATGATAACTCAGCCCTACCACAGGAACAGCCAAAGCCATCAAGACCATACTTGCCCGAATAGAATTACGGAAGCCTTCTTTGGTCTGGCGTCGATACAAAAACGATACGGGGGCGGAGTCGAAATGCGCCATCAAAATCACTTTTCGGCCGTTATTTTTTTTTCCATAACGACCAATCACATTCTCAGCACGCACCAAAGGCGGGGCGTACAACAACCAAGAGGGACGCCAATCGAAGTAAAGGACACCATTGACCGCTGATATGGCTACCAACAACACAGAAACCAACCCCCACCACTGCACACTTAACAGCCCAAATGCCAAAACCCCAATCAGCCAATACATTATCGGGACGTAAGTAGCTGGGGTTTGAAATGTTTGTTTTTCGACGGTAAAGCCGTTTTTCTGAAGAGTTTCGGCAATCAGGGTCACCGTTTTTGTGTTTGAGCTACTTCCAACACCACGGTGCGAAAAAGCAGTGAGTTGTCGTAAAAGTGAGGATGTTTGTAAAGCCATTCGTACTGGGTGCTAGTTGAAACGTCGTTTAGGGGCAAGGTTATATCGGATACCTACACCAGTGGTAAAGCCTGCGCCTTTGGATACAAACCTTGCGTTATCGGTGGGTTCTTGGTTGTTTTTGATTGACACTTCCATCTGAGCTATGTTCATCATCCCGACCATTTGGCGAGCATACATGTTCAATGTCCAGCGGCGTGACAATGCCCAATGAATACCTGCATTGAGTTCGGCATTTATTGAATGTTGGCGAACGACCCCAACCGAACCTGAATATGCCAACGAATCAGTCCATGTATGCCCACGCGACGTGATTAGGCCACTAAACTTAGTAAAATTATAGGGTGTATTAGAACGAACGTATTGTAAACCTGCGCCGAGGTGTGCTTCTAGCTTATCATGAAAAACCCGTACTCGCCAGTTGGCACGAATTGGAATGCTTAAAAAACGAAAGGAATTGGTTCCAATGACCCGATCTGTTTGGTATAGATAAACAAGATTGAGCGGTAAAGCATACGCTCCCGTTTCTACCGAGAAATAAGGGTTCAAGATTTTTCCAATTTTGAGGCCATAGATGGGCATGATACCTGAGCCTCCTGAGCTATATTTTTGGAGTTCTCCCGCCACCATACGGGTTTGGCTACTAAAGATACCAAAATCGGCCCCGACGTACCAGTGACCTTTAAAAAGGCGGTTTTGGCAAAATCCTGACGACAACGAAAACCACCACAACAATCCAGCAAGCGCGTAACCGTGTTTCATGGGCAGGGAGGGTTAAAATTCTGAATCTGTGGCTAATATACGAAAATGAATGATACGTTGCTCGGTTGTCCGTAACTTTGTTTTCGTTTATTCTTTTTGGATATTTTTTAAACAGAAATCGGTCAAATAAAGGAAGTGAACACCTTTATTTGACCGATTTCTGTTTTACCTAAGTCAGACGATAGTCAGACTGCACGTTAAAATCGTAGGGTCGGTCTGACTGACGTCTGACCAAGTCCCAGTCAGACGATAGTC contains:
- the glgB gene encoding 1,4-alpha-glucan branching protein GlgB; the encoded protein is MAKSTKTKKEVVAEPSVPKKTRKKAEPVVEAAETAEIAVELKNVEEYSLFSEFDIYLFKSGKHYKLYEKLGSHVVEFKGVIGTYFAVWAPNARFVSVIGNFNGWNRGSHPLSARWDGSGIWEGFIPNIGRGEVYKYFIHSNNHGQDLEKADPFALWCEVAPKTASVVWDTWYEWQDDAWMRDRRKNNALNAPMSVYEVHLGSWMRDPSDPERFLNYREIADAMVPYVKEMGFTHVEFMPIMEAPYPPSWGYQITGYFSCASRMGTPQDLMYLIEKLHEAGVGVLMDWVPSHFPGDAYGLYNFDGTHLYEHADPRKGYHPDWKSYIFNYGRNEVRSFLISNALFWLERYHADGLRVDAVASMLYLDYSRKHGEWIPNEFGGRENLEAISLLREMNEAVYKEFPDVQTIAEESTAFPGVSRPVYLGGLGFGMKWMMGWMNDTLKYFEKDPMYRRWHQDQITFSLVYAFSENFMLPLSHDEVVYGKGSLIGKMPGDEWQRFANLRLLFTYMYTHPGTKLVFMGGEFGQEREWNFQQSLDWHLLNHGSHQGMKACMKALNQTLRTQPALHDYNFSPEGFEWIDAQDRDNSIVVYMRKGINPSDTIVVVLNMTPTPQYQYRIGVPAVGSWEEVFNSDSTTYFGSGVGNTVPIAAEPIKWHGREQSILITIPPLAGIVLKRKG
- a CDS encoding TonB-dependent receptor → MLLFSTRKVITTLLLLVIAYSTVIAQQLTGRVYENQTGKPLIGAQVTVEGLDVSAPTRRDGRYSIPVSRGEYFVRVTMPGYVTYRTLIRFGVVDYQLNISMRVSSDLTQEETEVGTRDANTRTYTDTPVAIDNIKIEQFADAFGQLDLSQLLHFVLPSFNSNRQSGSDGADHVDPSVLRGLGQDQVLVLINGKRKHQASLIYLFGTTGRGNTPTDLNTIPVAAIDRVEILRDGASAQYGSDAIAGVINIVLKSSTNGLKLNTNHSITDQGDGFVQNYSLHYGKALKNDGFFDITADYIGRGRLYRPSSSAYSEVPRAKFGDAKVNSYSVYFNTEAPFNRQKKLFFYAFGGIQSRGTDANSWTYEADNERNIKAIYPNGFEPRILSQIWDGTFSVGVKTKTNNAWNFDINNTFGQNQMRYNVANTLNASLGANSPRSFDAGGFGLLQNVTGAHLTRKFRNGLRTTHVALGTELRVEDYYVFAGEEASWKKYPNAADLPGGAQTFPGYRPDNEVNAVRTNLGAYADLETDLTRSLLATFATRFERYSDFGNALNAKVSFRLKVNETFALRGSASTGFRAPSLAQSHFSSIFNDVVDGVPFEKVLAANNSSITRALGVQPLKQETAINASAGAVFKPNTNFSLTVDGYYVSVKNRILLTGDFSEDDPDLAKYLKPLDVKSALFFTNALSTQSYGVDIVGTAFSEIGEKGKLETMFSMNYNHLSLGKINTTASLAGKEEYYFSERDQSYVLYAAPKYKFNLTFALQQPKFNANLRFIGFSKIDIKSHGQDDQGNYISNIYNARVISDASVGFLLKKGARLIVGCSNLLGTYTNNHNPNESETGGMYESVQMGYVGRSFFGKLRFNF
- the pnuC gene encoding nicotinamide riboside transporter PnuC, whose protein sequence is MTFFDINNIFFEALGYKMSHLEFWATVTGGVAVWLSARENVWSWIIGLVNVVLAFVLFYQIQLYPDMFLQVFFFITNLIGWWQWKYPKAAEANLKNELRISKLSVQQWLLLGVGGLICTALLGTFAKNLHGLLPSLFSQPSAFPYMDSFTTVMSIVATFMLIRKKIEAWYVWLLVDAISTYMYSLKDVKLYALLYFVFCFIAAFGAYNWTKEYRSYSK
- a CDS encoding M28 family metallopeptidase; protein product: MALQTSSLLRQLTAFSHRGVGSSSNTKTVTLIAETLQKNGFTVEKQTFQTPATYVPIMYWLIGVLAFGLLSVQWWGLVSVLLVAISAVNGVLYFDWRPSWLLYAPPLVRAENVIGRYGKKNNGRKVILMAHFDSAPVSFLYRRQTKEGFRNSIRASMVLMALAVPVVGLSYHLPQNQYLLVIRVLLVTYFLGQAILGTIGFWQKGFTNGASDNATGVVAALATAEKLKALLKDTEIEVVLTNAEEAGMIGAYHYFQKKFDKSRQNYLINFDTLGNGQLNVITKTGSLSLIEYNNDLTKAALALIETEPQFKEIAIGDWHTADFDSVWFVRAGIPCMTLSALDAEGTMPNIHRPEDTIDHVDEAPMHQAIDFAVAIAQKISQ